Proteins from one Gossypium raimondii isolate GPD5lz chromosome 8, ASM2569854v1, whole genome shotgun sequence genomic window:
- the LOC105791229 gene encoding auxin-responsive protein SAUR32 — protein sequence MGIGGEKQQHVSFHLHMPHLHLHGFHHHENKDLKDIPKGCLAVLVGQGQEQQRFVIPLIYITHPLFMQLLKEAEEEYGFDHEGPITIPCHVQEFRNVQGMIDKDHHHHHHHHGWCLF from the coding sequence CACGTGAGCTTCCACCTTCATATGCCGCACCTTCATCTTCATGGGTTCCATCATCATGAGAACAAGGACCTCAAAGATATCCCAAAGGGGTGCCTGGCGGTCCTGGTGGGTCAAGGCCAAGAGCAGCAAAGGTTTGTGATCCCGCTCATCTATATCACCCACCCCTTGTTCATGCAGCTCTTGAAGGAAGCGGAGGAAGAGTATGGTTTCGATCATGAAGGCCCCATCACCATCCCTTGCCATGTCCAGGAGTTTCGCAATGTTCAAGGGATGATCGATAAAGACCAccatcaccaccaccaccatcatGGCTGGTGtttgttttag